The following proteins are encoded in a genomic region of Acipenser ruthenus chromosome 4, fAciRut3.2 maternal haplotype, whole genome shotgun sequence:
- the LOC117399566 gene encoding heat shock 70 kDa protein 12A-like isoform X3 — MMAILSTMVTINKNIMICAKNGEPFPALKVFTESLRYLKDHALDTIRDSTDGREFIASDVTWVLTVPAIWDSAAKQFMRLAATEAGLVEEMGSENLVLALEPEAASVWCKQLPSTGFVQEGEDQEKLEQSPGTQYIVVDCGGGTVDITVHEVLEGGSLKELQKASGGGWGGSSVDKEFRSFLRDIFHPDVWDRYEKEHPAELQKMMYNFSFQKCVGKEEDIYISCHYNLSKLAQDKQDDISCFFKKVDGASWSDGSIKITYNKLKTLFKSSVNHIVKAIKPILSTPEISIDYILLVGGYASSRLLRDEIRKKFSSRCRVLCPYDSQLAIAKGAILFGNDPKIIASRVSALTYGIAIGRPFDPSVHDHRKRRVNKAGDYVYCDDLFEKLVEKGQSVGCQQVAEYFYSPIDHDQNAMCFRFFSTEKLNAMYVDEPGLEKIGSFTVPMPNVRLGRNRNVRLDIKFGLTEIQATATDLTSNETQAIRIDFLTI, encoded by the exons atgaTGGCTATTCTCAGCACGATGGTG acaatcaacaaaaatattatGATCTGTGCAAAAAATGGAGAGCCTTTTCCTGCCCTGAAAGTGTTCACAGAAAGCCTGCGCTACCTGAAGGATCACGCCTTGGACACCATTAGAGATTCAACCGATGGGAGGGAATTCATTGCCTCGGATGTGACCTGGGTGCTGACAGTACCGGCTATCTGGGACTCTGCAGCCAAACAGTTCATGAGGCTGGCTGCCACAGAG GCAGGACTGGTAGAGGAGATGGGTTCAGAGAACCTGGTTCTGGCCCTGGAGCCTGAGGCTGCTTCAGTGTGGTGCAAACAGCTGCCCAGCACTGGCTTTGTACAAGAAGGAGAAGATCAAGAAAAACTAGAACAGAGTCCAGGAACACAGTATATTGTTGTTGATTGTGGAG GTGGAACAGTAGATATCACTGTGCATGAGGTCCTGGAAGGTGGGTCCCTGAAAGAGCTGCAGAAAGCAtcaggaggggggtggggagggtcGTCTGTAGACAAAGAATTCAGAAGTTTCCTCAGGGACATTTTCCACCCAGATGTGTGGGACAGGTATGAGAAGGAACATCCTGCAGAACTTCAAAAAATGATGTACAACTTTTCCTTTCAAAAATGTGTTGGAAAGGAAGAGGATATATACATTTCATGTCACTACAATTTGAGCAAATTAGCACAAGACAAACAGGATGATATatcttgcttttttaaaaaggtagatgGAGCCTCTTGGTCAGATGGATCTATCAAAATTACATACAACAAACTCAAGACGCTTTTTAAATCCAGTGTAAACCATATAGTTAAGGCAATCAAGCCTATCCTGTCCACTCCAGAGATTAGTATAGACTACATCTTGCTTGTTGGCGGGTACGCATCAAGCAGGTTACTACGAGATGAAATCCGAAAAAAGTTCAGTAGCAGGTGCCGTGTCCTGTGCCCCTATGATTCACAGCTAGCCATTGCTAAAGGAGCAATTTTGTTTGGAAATGACCCCAAAATAATCGCATCTAGAGTCAGTGCGCTGACATATGGCATTGCTATAGGTAGGCCGTTTGATCCTTCAGTCCATGATCATAGAAAGCGGAGAGTGAATAAAGCGGGTGATTATGTTTACTGTGACGATCTTTTTGAAAAACTGGTGGAAAAGGGTCAATCTGTGGGCTGTCAGCAAGTTGCTGAGTATTTCTATTCACCAATTGACCATGATCAGAACGCAATGTGCTTCAGATTTTTCAGTACAGAGAAGCTGAATGCCATGTACGTGGACGAGCCTGGATTGGAGAAAATCGGGTCCTTTACTGTGCCCATGCCAAATGTCAGGCTGGGAAGGAACCGGAACGTTAGACTGGATATCAAATTTGGTTTAACTGAAATACAAGCAACAGCAACTGACCTGACCTCCAACGAGACTCAAGCAATCAGGATAGACTTTTTGACAATTTGA
- the LOC117399566 gene encoding heat shock 70 kDa protein 12A-like isoform X4, protein MMAILSTMTINKNIMICAKNGEPFPALKVFTESLRYLKDHALDTIRDSTDGREFIASDVTWVLTVPAIWDSAAKQFMRLAATEAGLVEEMGSENLVLALEPEAASVWCKQLPSTGFVQEGEDQEKLEQSPGTQYIVVDCGGGTVDITVHEVLEGGSLKELQKASGGGWGGSSVDKEFRSFLRDIFHPDVWDRYEKEHPAELQKMMYNFSFQKCVGKEEDIYISCHYNLSKLAQDKQDDISCFFKKVDGASWSDGSIKITYNKLKTLFKSSVNHIVKAIKPILSTPEISIDYILLVGGYASSRLLRDEIRKKFSSRCRVLCPYDSQLAIAKGAILFGNDPKIIASRVSALTYGIAIGRPFDPSVHDHRKRRVNKAGDYVYCDDLFEKLVEKGQSVGCQQVAEYFYSPIDHDQNAMCFRFFSTEKLNAMYVDEPGLEKIGSFTVPMPNVRLGRNRNVRLDIKFGLTEIQATATDLTSNETQAIRIDFLTI, encoded by the exons atgaTGGCTATTCTCAGCACGATG acaatcaacaaaaatattatGATCTGTGCAAAAAATGGAGAGCCTTTTCCTGCCCTGAAAGTGTTCACAGAAAGCCTGCGCTACCTGAAGGATCACGCCTTGGACACCATTAGAGATTCAACCGATGGGAGGGAATTCATTGCCTCGGATGTGACCTGGGTGCTGACAGTACCGGCTATCTGGGACTCTGCAGCCAAACAGTTCATGAGGCTGGCTGCCACAGAG GCAGGACTGGTAGAGGAGATGGGTTCAGAGAACCTGGTTCTGGCCCTGGAGCCTGAGGCTGCTTCAGTGTGGTGCAAACAGCTGCCCAGCACTGGCTTTGTACAAGAAGGAGAAGATCAAGAAAAACTAGAACAGAGTCCAGGAACACAGTATATTGTTGTTGATTGTGGAG GTGGAACAGTAGATATCACTGTGCATGAGGTCCTGGAAGGTGGGTCCCTGAAAGAGCTGCAGAAAGCAtcaggaggggggtggggagggtcGTCTGTAGACAAAGAATTCAGAAGTTTCCTCAGGGACATTTTCCACCCAGATGTGTGGGACAGGTATGAGAAGGAACATCCTGCAGAACTTCAAAAAATGATGTACAACTTTTCCTTTCAAAAATGTGTTGGAAAGGAAGAGGATATATACATTTCATGTCACTACAATTTGAGCAAATTAGCACAAGACAAACAGGATGATATatcttgcttttttaaaaaggtagatgGAGCCTCTTGGTCAGATGGATCTATCAAAATTACATACAACAAACTCAAGACGCTTTTTAAATCCAGTGTAAACCATATAGTTAAGGCAATCAAGCCTATCCTGTCCACTCCAGAGATTAGTATAGACTACATCTTGCTTGTTGGCGGGTACGCATCAAGCAGGTTACTACGAGATGAAATCCGAAAAAAGTTCAGTAGCAGGTGCCGTGTCCTGTGCCCCTATGATTCACAGCTAGCCATTGCTAAAGGAGCAATTTTGTTTGGAAATGACCCCAAAATAATCGCATCTAGAGTCAGTGCGCTGACATATGGCATTGCTATAGGTAGGCCGTTTGATCCTTCAGTCCATGATCATAGAAAGCGGAGAGTGAATAAAGCGGGTGATTATGTTTACTGTGACGATCTTTTTGAAAAACTGGTGGAAAAGGGTCAATCTGTGGGCTGTCAGCAAGTTGCTGAGTATTTCTATTCACCAATTGACCATGATCAGAACGCAATGTGCTTCAGATTTTTCAGTACAGAGAAGCTGAATGCCATGTACGTGGACGAGCCTGGATTGGAGAAAATCGGGTCCTTTACTGTGCCCATGCCAAATGTCAGGCTGGGAAGGAACCGGAACGTTAGACTGGATATCAAATTTGGTTTAACTGAAATACAAGCAACAGCAACTGACCTGACCTCCAACGAGACTCAAGCAATCAGGATAGACTTTTTGACAATTTGA
- the LOC117399566 gene encoding heat shock 70 kDa protein 12A-like isoform X2, giving the protein MMAILSTMVVKRNFFMKCLISSTINKNIMICAKNGEPFPALKVFTESLRYLKDHALDTIRDSTDGREFIASDVTWVLTVPAIWDSAAKQFMRLAATEAGLVEEMGSENLVLALEPEAASVWCKQLPSTGFVQEGEDQEKLEQSPGTQYIVVDCGGGTVDITVHEVLEGGSLKELQKASGGGWGGSSVDKEFRSFLRDIFHPDVWDRYEKEHPAELQKMMYNFSFQKCVGKEEDIYISCHYNLSKLAQDKQDDISCFFKKVDGASWSDGSIKITYNKLKTLFKSSVNHIVKAIKPILSTPEISIDYILLVGGYASSRLLRDEIRKKFSSRCRVLCPYDSQLAIAKGAILFGNDPKIIASRVSALTYGIAIGRPFDPSVHDHRKRRVNKAGDYVYCDDLFEKLVEKGQSVGCQQVAEYFYSPIDHDQNAMCFRFFSTEKLNAMYVDEPGLEKIGSFTVPMPNVRLGRNRNVRLDIKFGLTEIQATATDLTSNETQAIRIDFLTI; this is encoded by the exons atgaTGGCTATTCTCAGCACGATGGTGGTGAAAAGAAATTTCTTCATGAAATGCTTAATTTCAAGT acaatcaacaaaaatattatGATCTGTGCAAAAAATGGAGAGCCTTTTCCTGCCCTGAAAGTGTTCACAGAAAGCCTGCGCTACCTGAAGGATCACGCCTTGGACACCATTAGAGATTCAACCGATGGGAGGGAATTCATTGCCTCGGATGTGACCTGGGTGCTGACAGTACCGGCTATCTGGGACTCTGCAGCCAAACAGTTCATGAGGCTGGCTGCCACAGAG GCAGGACTGGTAGAGGAGATGGGTTCAGAGAACCTGGTTCTGGCCCTGGAGCCTGAGGCTGCTTCAGTGTGGTGCAAACAGCTGCCCAGCACTGGCTTTGTACAAGAAGGAGAAGATCAAGAAAAACTAGAACAGAGTCCAGGAACACAGTATATTGTTGTTGATTGTGGAG GTGGAACAGTAGATATCACTGTGCATGAGGTCCTGGAAGGTGGGTCCCTGAAAGAGCTGCAGAAAGCAtcaggaggggggtggggagggtcGTCTGTAGACAAAGAATTCAGAAGTTTCCTCAGGGACATTTTCCACCCAGATGTGTGGGACAGGTATGAGAAGGAACATCCTGCAGAACTTCAAAAAATGATGTACAACTTTTCCTTTCAAAAATGTGTTGGAAAGGAAGAGGATATATACATTTCATGTCACTACAATTTGAGCAAATTAGCACAAGACAAACAGGATGATATatcttgcttttttaaaaaggtagatgGAGCCTCTTGGTCAGATGGATCTATCAAAATTACATACAACAAACTCAAGACGCTTTTTAAATCCAGTGTAAACCATATAGTTAAGGCAATCAAGCCTATCCTGTCCACTCCAGAGATTAGTATAGACTACATCTTGCTTGTTGGCGGGTACGCATCAAGCAGGTTACTACGAGATGAAATCCGAAAAAAGTTCAGTAGCAGGTGCCGTGTCCTGTGCCCCTATGATTCACAGCTAGCCATTGCTAAAGGAGCAATTTTGTTTGGAAATGACCCCAAAATAATCGCATCTAGAGTCAGTGCGCTGACATATGGCATTGCTATAGGTAGGCCGTTTGATCCTTCAGTCCATGATCATAGAAAGCGGAGAGTGAATAAAGCGGGTGATTATGTTTACTGTGACGATCTTTTTGAAAAACTGGTGGAAAAGGGTCAATCTGTGGGCTGTCAGCAAGTTGCTGAGTATTTCTATTCACCAATTGACCATGATCAGAACGCAATGTGCTTCAGATTTTTCAGTACAGAGAAGCTGAATGCCATGTACGTGGACGAGCCTGGATTGGAGAAAATCGGGTCCTTTACTGTGCCCATGCCAAATGTCAGGCTGGGAAGGAACCGGAACGTTAGACTGGATATCAAATTTGGTTTAACTGAAATACAAGCAACAGCAACTGACCTGACCTCCAACGAGACTCAAGCAATCAGGATAGACTTTTTGACAATTTGA
- the LOC117399566 gene encoding heat shock 70 kDa protein 12A-like isoform X1 gives MSDSFLVVAIDFGTAFSGYCFCVKSCMDNIRSVFWGMEQGHRSPKTPTCILFNEEKRFMKFGYDAVQTYNRMTSKDALRFCFFENFKMELYNKTINKNIMICAKNGEPFPALKVFTESLRYLKDHALDTIRDSTDGREFIASDVTWVLTVPAIWDSAAKQFMRLAATEAGLVEEMGSENLVLALEPEAASVWCKQLPSTGFVQEGEDQEKLEQSPGTQYIVVDCGGGTVDITVHEVLEGGSLKELQKASGGGWGGSSVDKEFRSFLRDIFHPDVWDRYEKEHPAELQKMMYNFSFQKCVGKEEDIYISCHYNLSKLAQDKQDDISCFFKKVDGASWSDGSIKITYNKLKTLFKSSVNHIVKAIKPILSTPEISIDYILLVGGYASSRLLRDEIRKKFSSRCRVLCPYDSQLAIAKGAILFGNDPKIIASRVSALTYGIAIGRPFDPSVHDHRKRRVNKAGDYVYCDDLFEKLVEKGQSVGCQQVAEYFYSPIDHDQNAMCFRFFSTEKLNAMYVDEPGLEKIGSFTVPMPNVRLGRNRNVRLDIKFGLTEIQATATDLTSNETQAIRIDFLTI, from the exons ATGTCAGATTCTTTTCTAGTAGTTGCTATAGACTTTGGTACAGCGTTCAGCGGGTATTGCTTCTGTGTAAAGTCGTGTATGGATAATATCAGGTCTGTATTTTGGGGCATGGAGCAAGGACACAGATCCCCTAAAACACCAACCTGTATTCTGTTTAATGAAGAGAAACGTTTCATGAAGTTTGGTTATGATGCAGTGCAGACTTATAACAGGATGACTTCAAAGGATGCCTTACGTTTCTGTTTTTTTGAAAATTTCAAGATGGAATTGTACAATAAG acaatcaacaaaaatattatGATCTGTGCAAAAAATGGAGAGCCTTTTCCTGCCCTGAAAGTGTTCACAGAAAGCCTGCGCTACCTGAAGGATCACGCCTTGGACACCATTAGAGATTCAACCGATGGGAGGGAATTCATTGCCTCGGATGTGACCTGGGTGCTGACAGTACCGGCTATCTGGGACTCTGCAGCCAAACAGTTCATGAGGCTGGCTGCCACAGAG GCAGGACTGGTAGAGGAGATGGGTTCAGAGAACCTGGTTCTGGCCCTGGAGCCTGAGGCTGCTTCAGTGTGGTGCAAACAGCTGCCCAGCACTGGCTTTGTACAAGAAGGAGAAGATCAAGAAAAACTAGAACAGAGTCCAGGAACACAGTATATTGTTGTTGATTGTGGAG GTGGAACAGTAGATATCACTGTGCATGAGGTCCTGGAAGGTGGGTCCCTGAAAGAGCTGCAGAAAGCAtcaggaggggggtggggagggtcGTCTGTAGACAAAGAATTCAGAAGTTTCCTCAGGGACATTTTCCACCCAGATGTGTGGGACAGGTATGAGAAGGAACATCCTGCAGAACTTCAAAAAATGATGTACAACTTTTCCTTTCAAAAATGTGTTGGAAAGGAAGAGGATATATACATTTCATGTCACTACAATTTGAGCAAATTAGCACAAGACAAACAGGATGATATatcttgcttttttaaaaaggtagatgGAGCCTCTTGGTCAGATGGATCTATCAAAATTACATACAACAAACTCAAGACGCTTTTTAAATCCAGTGTAAACCATATAGTTAAGGCAATCAAGCCTATCCTGTCCACTCCAGAGATTAGTATAGACTACATCTTGCTTGTTGGCGGGTACGCATCAAGCAGGTTACTACGAGATGAAATCCGAAAAAAGTTCAGTAGCAGGTGCCGTGTCCTGTGCCCCTATGATTCACAGCTAGCCATTGCTAAAGGAGCAATTTTGTTTGGAAATGACCCCAAAATAATCGCATCTAGAGTCAGTGCGCTGACATATGGCATTGCTATAGGTAGGCCGTTTGATCCTTCAGTCCATGATCATAGAAAGCGGAGAGTGAATAAAGCGGGTGATTATGTTTACTGTGACGATCTTTTTGAAAAACTGGTGGAAAAGGGTCAATCTGTGGGCTGTCAGCAAGTTGCTGAGTATTTCTATTCACCAATTGACCATGATCAGAACGCAATGTGCTTCAGATTTTTCAGTACAGAGAAGCTGAATGCCATGTACGTGGACGAGCCTGGATTGGAGAAAATCGGGTCCTTTACTGTGCCCATGCCAAATGTCAGGCTGGGAAGGAACCGGAACGTTAGACTGGATATCAAATTTGGTTTAACTGAAATACAAGCAACAGCAACTGACCTGACCTCCAACGAGACTCAAGCAATCAGGATAGACTTTTTGACAATTTGA